In Streptomyces sp. NBC_01426, one genomic interval encodes:
- a CDS encoding ABC transporter permease, translating into MSTLTRPGATESAAPAKARRLRGLAWLMFRRHRPALLTCLALIVLGGAWIVYERGAMLDALHAAGWPGKPADALGGNVAGNASETLNSFAGNLSFLTTVLAVFVGAPLLASDMENGTARLATTQSVTRGRWLLAKLGFALLLVTLTTAALGGLFAWWRGAVDPFVPHDWLHDPTFDTTLPVFVSFGLFSVVLGITIGALIRRTVPAMVLTFLIGYAATIALDIVKDRLATPRRIAFPLEGARPAALDHAVLVDNWVGTASGELHGWGTCVPEAVPEACRAKLGIVNSVWDYFGKDQMAGMQWAASGLLLALAGLLVALLLWRTRRGPF; encoded by the coding sequence ATGAGCACGCTCACCCGCCCCGGCGCCACCGAGAGCGCCGCGCCCGCCAAGGCCCGCCGGCTGCGCGGACTGGCCTGGCTGATGTTCCGCCGGCACCGCCCGGCCCTTCTCACCTGCCTCGCGCTGATCGTCCTCGGAGGCGCCTGGATCGTCTACGAACGCGGCGCGATGCTCGACGCCCTGCACGCCGCGGGCTGGCCCGGCAAACCGGCGGACGCCCTCGGCGGCAACGTCGCCGGCAACGCGTCGGAGACCCTCAACTCCTTCGCCGGCAACCTGTCCTTCCTCACCACCGTCCTCGCCGTCTTCGTCGGAGCGCCCCTGCTGGCCTCCGACATGGAGAACGGCACCGCACGACTGGCCACCACCCAGTCCGTCACCCGGGGACGTTGGCTCCTCGCGAAGCTCGGCTTCGCCCTCCTGCTCGTCACCCTCACCACGGCTGCGCTCGGCGGACTCTTCGCGTGGTGGCGCGGCGCCGTCGACCCCTTCGTCCCCCACGACTGGCTGCACGACCCCACGTTCGACACCACCCTCCCCGTCTTCGTCTCCTTCGGACTGTTCTCCGTGGTCCTGGGCATCACCATCGGAGCCCTGATCCGCCGCACGGTGCCCGCCATGGTCCTCACCTTCCTCATCGGGTACGCGGCCACGATCGCCCTGGACATCGTCAAGGACCGGCTCGCCACCCCGCGCCGGATCGCCTTCCCGCTCGAAGGGGCACGGCCGGCCGCGCTCGACCACGCCGTGCTGGTCGACAACTGGGTCGGCACGGCCTCGGGGGAACTCCACGGGTGGGGCACCTGCGTCCCGGAAGCGGTCCCGGAGGCCTGCCGCGCCAAGCTGGGCATCGTCAACTCGGTGTGGGACTACTTCGGCAAGGACCAGATGGCGGGCATGCAGTGGGCCGCGTCCGGCCTCCTCCTCGCACTGGCCGGACTCCTCGTCGCCCTCCTGCTCTGGCGCACCCGGCGCGGACCGTTCTGA
- a CDS encoding ABC transporter ATP-binding protein, whose amino-acid sequence MRDLTVPDTADTRWALVARGLGKKYRRGWALRDCSFRIPAGRVCALVGPNGAGKSTLLNLATRLIEPTAGELRVFGAPAGDPAVMRRWAYLGQDKPLFKQFSVADTLRMGQELNPDWDQAVAERIVRAGNVPVGARVGDLSGGQRTRVAFALAFGKRPELLLLDEPMADLDPVARDELSSLLMSEAATHGTTVLMSSHMLGELENMCDYLLVLADGQVRMAGEADELLPMHTLVTGVVAEGGALPAALDDHTVVEVRTSGRQFTALLLRQGPLSPDWQQSHPGMEEVLLAYLRSPQAPALVSPTAAPGHREDFAA is encoded by the coding sequence GTGCGCGATCTGACCGTTCCCGACACGGCCGACACCCGGTGGGCCCTGGTGGCCCGGGGGCTGGGCAAGAAATACCGGCGGGGGTGGGCGCTTCGCGACTGTTCCTTCAGAATCCCGGCGGGCCGCGTCTGCGCCCTCGTGGGGCCCAACGGCGCCGGGAAGAGCACCCTGCTCAACCTGGCAACCCGGCTGATCGAGCCCACGGCCGGCGAGCTCCGGGTCTTCGGTGCCCCCGCCGGGGATCCCGCCGTGATGCGACGCTGGGCCTACCTCGGCCAGGACAAGCCGCTGTTCAAGCAGTTCAGCGTCGCCGACACGCTGCGCATGGGTCAGGAGCTCAACCCGGACTGGGACCAGGCCGTCGCCGAACGGATCGTACGGGCGGGCAACGTCCCCGTCGGGGCTCGCGTCGGGGACCTGTCGGGCGGCCAGCGCACCCGGGTGGCCTTCGCGCTCGCCTTCGGCAAGCGCCCCGAACTCCTCCTGCTGGACGAGCCGATGGCCGACCTCGACCCCGTCGCCCGGGACGAGCTGAGCTCCCTGCTGATGTCCGAGGCCGCCACACACGGCACCACCGTCCTGATGTCCTCCCACATGCTCGGCGAACTGGAGAACATGTGCGATTACCTGCTCGTCCTCGCGGACGGTCAGGTCCGCATGGCGGGCGAGGCCGACGAACTCCTGCCCATGCACACCCTGGTGACCGGAGTCGTCGCCGAGGGCGGCGCCCTGCCCGCGGCGCTCGACGATCACACCGTCGTCGAGGTCCGCACCTCCGGGCGGCAGTTCACCGCCCTCCTGCTGCGCCAGGGACCGCTGAGCCCCGACTGGCAGCAATCGCACCCCGGCATGGAGGAAGTGCTGCTGGCCTACCTCCGTTCGCCCCAGGCGCCCGCGCTGGTCTCCCCGACCGCCGCGCCCGGCCACCGAGAGGACTTCGCGGCATGA
- a CDS encoding ABC transporter ATP-binding protein has protein sequence MGGLDVRMRGVGCRHGRVEAVTGVDLEISAGERIALTGTNGSGKTTLLRAVLGLHRQMTGSILVGGRGTGSAAEWAWRRRSCAWIPQKPAAGRFPLLGAELLGSSGAPAEACEAAEKLGVGPLTSRPLHSLSGGQLQRMYLARAIGGVAAGAMVLLADEPTAALDFDGQEEAAEVLTSLPVTLVVVTHDRALADRCDRVLEMAAGRLREVR, from the coding sequence ATGGGCGGACTGGATGTGCGGATGCGGGGGGTGGGGTGCCGGCACGGGCGGGTCGAGGCCGTCACCGGGGTGGACCTGGAGATCTCGGCCGGTGAACGGATCGCGCTGACCGGGACCAACGGCTCGGGCAAGACCACCCTGCTGCGCGCCGTCCTCGGGCTGCACCGCCAGATGACCGGGTCCATCCTGGTCGGTGGCCGGGGCACCGGTTCCGCGGCCGAGTGGGCCTGGCGGCGGCGCTCCTGCGCCTGGATCCCCCAGAAACCGGCGGCAGGCCGGTTCCCCCTGTTGGGAGCCGAGTTGCTCGGCAGTTCGGGAGCACCCGCCGAGGCCTGTGAGGCGGCGGAGAAACTGGGCGTGGGGCCGCTGACGAGCCGGCCGCTGCACAGCCTCTCGGGCGGCCAGCTCCAGCGCATGTACCTCGCCCGCGCCATCGGCGGGGTCGCCGCCGGCGCCATGGTGCTGCTCGCCGACGAGCCGACCGCGGCCCTCGACTTCGACGGCCAGGAGGAAGCGGCCGAGGTCCTGACCTCCCTGCCCGTGACCCTCGTCGTCGTGACCCACGACCGGGCGCTCGCGGACCGCTGCGACCGGGTGCTGGAGATGGCGGCTGGCCGGCTGCGGGAGGTCCGGTGA
- a CDS encoding metal ABC transporter permease: MILAAADLGELLGLLPVQRAGLALLLAAIGLPIIGVIIVGLDIMPVRFAMMHVALFGIAVGLLTGLDPMLCALVACALAGAGVAPLARTPDGLSGAMGLLMSLAIAAALLLLAVSGVNASGAFALLWGSILSVGTADLVVLGVLALVVPALFRWRRRDVALLLYDRELAQCSGVPVRALTAVLLVLVAVAVAGAIKLTGALLVDALTLLPALAARRLGTSLRSITLWAVAIGVVVNLTGFLVALRWDWPPGPVLVLTAGAAVLAVHFLPERRISSWRVPASDSLPSSH; the protein is encoded by the coding sequence GTGATCCTCGCCGCGGCCGATCTCGGCGAACTCCTCGGGCTCCTGCCCGTGCAACGGGCCGGGCTCGCCCTGCTGCTGGCAGCGATCGGACTGCCGATCATCGGCGTGATCATCGTCGGCCTCGACATCATGCCGGTGCGCTTCGCCATGATGCACGTGGCCCTGTTCGGCATCGCCGTCGGACTGCTCACCGGGCTCGACCCGATGCTGTGCGCGCTGGTCGCGTGCGCCCTGGCGGGGGCGGGCGTCGCACCGCTCGCCCGGACCCCGGACGGCCTCTCGGGCGCCATGGGCCTGCTGATGAGCCTGGCCATCGCCGCCGCGCTGCTGCTGCTGGCCGTCTCCGGGGTCAACGCCTCCGGCGCCTTCGCCCTGCTGTGGGGGTCGATCCTGTCCGTGGGCACCGCCGATCTGGTGGTGCTCGGCGTACTGGCCCTGGTGGTGCCGGCGCTCTTCCGGTGGCGGCGGCGGGACGTGGCCCTGCTGTTGTACGACCGGGAACTCGCCCAGTGCTCCGGCGTCCCCGTCCGCGCGCTGACCGCCGTGCTGCTGGTGCTGGTCGCGGTCGCGGTCGCCGGGGCGATCAAGCTCACCGGCGCCCTGCTGGTCGACGCCCTGACCCTGCTGCCCGCCCTCGCCGCCCGCCGGCTGGGCACCTCGCTGCGGTCCATCACCCTCTGGGCGGTCGCCATCGGGGTCGTCGTGAACCTCACCGGGTTCCTCGTCGCCCTCCGATGGGACTGGCCGCCCGGCCCGGTCCTCGTCCTCACCGCGGGGGCAGCCGTCCTCGCGGTCCATTTCCTCCCCGAACGGAGAATCAGCTCATGGCGCGTACCCGCGTCCGATTCGCTCCCCTCCTCGCACTGA
- a CDS encoding metal ABC transporter solute-binding protein, Zn/Mn family — protein MARTRVRFAPLLALSAALALVTGCGNGADPAPAADGASGTPARSGTPVVVVTTTWEGAFAKAAGVADPKVIVPQSVHHAPDYDPKPSDLAAVAKADFVLYAPFEPYAAKIKEAAGSRAKLVEVNLDNDPEKAKAEVARLAGLFGTQSAAATWTASFDTEYAALVKDVQGARPDGKSPSVVSQVFTTWAAKLSGAAPVGTYGPEAVTPAQLADLSAKKPALVLDNAHMTTGVVLPDSGAKQVEIVNYPGPDLELLPVYRNAAAALKKAMSPS, from the coding sequence ATGGCGCGTACCCGCGTCCGATTCGCTCCCCTCCTCGCACTGAGCGCGGCCCTGGCCCTGGTCACCGGCTGCGGCAACGGCGCGGATCCCGCTCCCGCCGCCGACGGCGCGAGCGGCACGCCCGCGCGATCCGGGACACCGGTGGTCGTCGTCACCACGACGTGGGAGGGAGCCTTCGCCAAGGCGGCCGGGGTCGCGGACCCGAAGGTGATCGTTCCGCAGTCGGTGCACCACGCCCCGGACTACGACCCGAAGCCCTCCGACCTCGCGGCCGTGGCCAAGGCCGACTTCGTGCTGTACGCGCCGTTCGAACCGTACGCGGCCAAGATCAAGGAGGCCGCCGGCTCCCGGGCGAAACTCGTCGAGGTCAACCTCGACAACGACCCGGAGAAGGCCAAGGCCGAGGTGGCGCGGCTGGCCGGGCTGTTCGGCACCCAGAGCGCGGCCGCCACGTGGACCGCCTCCTTCGACACCGAGTACGCGGCGCTCGTGAAGGACGTCCAGGGCGCCCGGCCCGACGGGAAGAGCCCCTCCGTCGTCAGCCAGGTCTTCACCACCTGGGCCGCCAAACTGTCCGGAGCGGCCCCGGTCGGCACCTACGGCCCCGAGGCGGTCACGCCGGCCCAACTGGCCGACCTGTCCGCGAAGAAGCCCGCACTGGTCCTGGACAACGCGCACATGACAACCGGTGTCGTGCTGCCCGACTCGGGCGCGAAGCAGGTCGAGATCGTGAACTACCCCGGCCCGGACCTGGAACTGTTGCCGGTCTACCGCAACGCGGCCGCCGCACTGAAGAAGGCCATGTCCCCCTCCTGA
- a CDS encoding class I adenylate-forming enzyme family protein, translating into MTVILHDLLPADLRRSWAVDGTCPDLDLYSLFRARQIADLHRTAVIDAKGALCYTALDRKVRSLATGLRELGIRSGDVVGVQLPNGRHAVMADLALAALGAVALPFPVGRGGMEAESLLRRAEAVAVIASVEHQGNRHAADLRALLATLPALRHVIAAGPGTAPEGTVALTGLLRADATAFVAARPDPDSAARILVSSGSEAEPKMIAYSHNALAGGRGNFLASLMPDAATPRCLFLVPLASAFGSNGTAVTLARHGGTLILLDRFTAAAAVAAVREHRPTHVLGVPTMVRMMLEHLDKEAPAAGALPSPTALVLGGAALDETTAESAGRAFGCPVVNLYGSADGVNCHTGLGEGTPEADEAGVAAGRPDPRVADIHIIDTETRDRLPDGQVGEIIARGPMTPMCYVASPELDARYRTPDGWVRTGDLGMIDDDGVLHVVGRLKDIVIRGGANISPAEVERELASHPRVRDVVCVGVPDEVMGERLAACVVARGPQDLTLASLAGHLARRGLERRKHPERLLVVGELPLTPAGKPDRTAVRERFGRVTADA; encoded by the coding sequence ATGACCGTCATCCTGCACGACCTGCTGCCCGCCGACCTCCGCCGCTCCTGGGCGGTGGACGGAACCTGCCCCGACCTCGACCTCTACAGCCTCTTCCGGGCCCGCCAGATCGCCGACCTGCACCGCACCGCCGTCATCGACGCCAAGGGCGCGCTCTGTTACACCGCGCTCGACCGCAAGGTGCGCTCCCTGGCCACCGGCCTGCGGGAGCTCGGCATCCGCTCCGGCGACGTCGTCGGCGTCCAACTCCCCAATGGACGCCATGCCGTCATGGCCGACCTGGCCCTCGCCGCCCTCGGCGCGGTCGCGCTGCCCTTCCCCGTCGGCCGCGGCGGTATGGAGGCGGAGAGCCTGTTGCGCAGAGCCGAGGCCGTCGCGGTCATCGCCTCCGTCGAACACCAGGGCAACCGGCACGCCGCCGACCTGCGCGCGCTGCTCGCGACGCTGCCCGCGCTGCGCCACGTCATCGCCGCGGGGCCCGGTACCGCCCCCGAGGGCACCGTGGCGCTCACCGGTCTGCTGCGCGCGGACGCGACCGCGTTCGTGGCGGCCCGCCCGGACCCCGACAGCGCGGCCCGCATCCTGGTGTCCTCCGGGTCCGAGGCGGAGCCCAAGATGATCGCGTACTCGCACAACGCGCTCGCGGGCGGTCGCGGCAACTTCCTGGCCTCGTTGATGCCCGACGCCGCGACGCCCCGCTGTCTGTTCCTCGTACCGTTGGCGTCGGCGTTCGGCTCCAACGGCACCGCGGTGACCCTCGCCCGCCACGGCGGGACGCTCATCCTGCTCGACCGCTTCACCGCCGCGGCCGCCGTGGCGGCCGTGCGCGAGCACCGGCCCACCCACGTCCTGGGGGTGCCCACGATGGTGCGGATGATGCTGGAACACCTCGACAAGGAAGCCCCCGCCGCCGGCGCACTGCCCTCACCCACGGCCCTGGTCCTCGGTGGCGCGGCCCTGGACGAGACCACGGCCGAGAGCGCCGGCAGGGCCTTCGGCTGCCCCGTCGTCAACCTGTACGGATCGGCCGACGGCGTCAACTGCCACACCGGGCTCGGCGAGGGCACCCCGGAGGCCGACGAGGCGGGAGTGGCGGCCGGGCGGCCCGACCCCCGCGTCGCCGACATCCACATCATCGACACCGAGACCCGCGACCGGCTCCCCGACGGACAGGTCGGCGAGATCATCGCGCGCGGTCCGATGACGCCGATGTGCTACGTGGCCTCGCCCGAACTCGACGCCCGCTACCGCACCCCGGACGGCTGGGTCCGAACCGGCGACCTCGGGATGATCGACGACGACGGCGTCCTGCACGTCGTCGGTCGCCTCAAGGACATCGTGATCCGCGGCGGCGCCAACATCAGCCCGGCCGAGGTCGAACGGGAACTGGCCTCCCACCCCCGGGTACGGGACGTGGTGTGCGTCGGCGTGCCGGACGAGGTGATGGGGGAGCGGCTCGCGGCATGCGTCGTCGCCCGCGGTCCGCAGGACCTCACCCTCGCCTCGCTCGCCGGCCACCTCGCGCGGCGCGGCCTGGAGCGGCGCAAGCACCCCGAACGCCTGCTGGTGGTGGGCGAACTCCCGCTGACCCCCGCGGGCAAGCCCGATCGCACGGCGGTGCGCGAACGCTTCGGCAGGGTCACGGCCGACGCGTAG